One window of Burkholderia vietnamiensis LMG 10929 genomic DNA carries:
- a CDS encoding CoA transferase subunit A, whose product MNKVYPSAAAALEGIVRDGQTFAVGGFGLCGIPEALIAALRDSGVKGITCISNNAGVDGFGLGLLLETRQIKKMISSYVGENKEFERQYLAGELELEFTPQGTLAEKLRAGGAGIPAFFTNTGYGTVIAEGKETRQFGDRHYVLEPSLTADVALVKAWKADKSGNLIYRRTARNFNPMCAMAGKITVAEVEEIVENGALDPDQVHTPGIFVQRIVLNATPEKRIEQRVVRAKGD is encoded by the coding sequence ATGAACAAAGTCTATCCCAGCGCGGCTGCCGCGCTGGAAGGGATCGTCCGCGACGGACAGACGTTCGCGGTCGGCGGCTTCGGCCTGTGCGGGATCCCCGAGGCGCTGATCGCGGCGCTGCGCGACTCCGGCGTCAAGGGCATCACCTGCATCAGCAACAACGCGGGCGTCGACGGTTTCGGCCTCGGCCTGCTGCTCGAAACGCGCCAGATCAAGAAGATGATCTCGTCGTACGTCGGCGAGAACAAGGAGTTCGAGCGCCAGTACCTGGCCGGCGAGCTCGAGCTCGAATTCACGCCGCAGGGCACGCTCGCCGAGAAGCTGCGCGCCGGCGGCGCCGGCATCCCGGCATTTTTCACGAACACCGGCTACGGCACCGTGATCGCCGAGGGCAAGGAAACGCGCCAGTTCGGCGATCGCCATTATGTGCTCGAGCCGTCGCTGACCGCCGACGTCGCACTCGTGAAGGCATGGAAGGCCGACAAGTCGGGCAACCTGATCTATCGCCGCACCGCGCGCAACTTCAACCCGATGTGCGCGATGGCCGGCAAGATCACCGTGGCCGAGGTCGAGGAGATCGTCGAGAACGGCGCGCTCGATCCCGACCAGGTCCATACGCCCGGCATCTTCGTGCAGCGGATCGTGCTGAACGCGACGCCCGAAAAACGCATCGAACAACGCGTCGTACGCGCGAAAGGAGACTGA